AGTCTTattaataagatatttattgcttttactTACATCAATTGatggttttgttttgtgtttggAATATGATGCTTAAAAAAGATTCAGAATACTTTGAATCTTAATGCCGTCCATTCACACATAGATATCAATTGATGGTGAACTAAACGtataaactttaatttatgaaacttttttCTTGAATGATGATACACGTGTATATGCAGACAGGTATTTTGTAATTCTACTCCACTTTTAAGTCTATGCAGATGAAATGGATCAGTATTATGGGGAAGAATTTATTTTCTGATTACACAGGTTGTATTTAATACCAAAACTCAGtgcaataaacaaatatttttgaatttgttttctacttgacttttttttttggtacgcACACTTGCCATTTATGTTAGTCAGgttataaatgtgtttaaagATCTGACATGTGAATTTCAATAGGAAAAATACCTGGGAGAGAGAAATGGCTTATTGAATCTATTTATTTTGAACAcatcatttgatattaaaaagaataaacagTTTATTCTTTAACACAGGTAGCAGGTGTGTCAAACACCTCAGAAAAATTATCTGGTGTAgttttttggagaaaaaaataaaactgctcTGCAGTCTTGTTTTTGCATAATCCTTTTGCTGAAAAATCCTTCAAAGATGTACATAGCATAGACAATACTATCACTGCATGTATGAAATCAAGAAGCTTCTTTCTCTATTCTAGTAAGTCCTACTGATACACTGAATTTCAAATATCAGGGCTGATAGAGGGTAACTTGCTTTTCATTCCTAGTTGAAACTCCATCTTGGAGAGAAATTCTTCATCCTTTGGAGAGATTTTGGGAACAGTGCCCAGTTTGTGTGGCTTTTTTCCTTCCAGGACAAAGAATTTTTTCCTCTGATGAAGTACAGGTGGGAGCTCCACCACGTCTTTTTTGGCCCGCTTATCTGCCTTATATTTCCTCTTGGTCTTTTTGTCTTTAATGATTGGTTCACAACTgaacaaaagtaaaaaataattgtatagaGGAGCTGATGTAGCTTGGAATACTATTCATGACTGAGCTTAGAGAAGGTAGAGAGTAAACTGACTATTGGAATCTGTTTATGTACTTACAACTGTTCACTGCCAGATTCCAggatttttcttctttctttatTCAATAGCTGCATTGATTTTTGCTGTTTAACTTTCAAAACTGGAGCAAAGACAATATTGCAAGATAAAATGTCtggttaaaatatttctaaataattcAGAAGTGTAACATTACtgacaattttatattttgaatagtttttttttttaatattactgACCATCTACAACATTTTGACACATCATTGGATCGACTCTAAGGGTCACATGATCAACAGGTATTGGTTGCAGTCCACAATCAGAGGATTGGCAGCCATGATGGCCTTCCCCTTGTTCTATGTTTAGAATGGAGCTTGCAAGGTCAGGGTACCATGTCTCACTTCCATTTGAATCTGCCGGGGATGGAACTGGGATTTTATATCCAATAATTTCCAGATCATTTTCAGTAGATCCTGATGGCCCTATGTGTGTGCTATTTTTAATTAGGAGAGATTGCGAAGAGGAAGGCTCTTCAATGCCTTCAGTCACAGAGCTTTTATTGTTTGATACAAGAGAATTTCCCTGTGATGGAGTTTTTATACAATCCTCTGGAACAGTACCAATAGATGAAGTTGGTGAATAATTGAGCTTCCTGGCTGTATTTGATTGAGGTCTCGGGGTTTCGGGTCTCGGTGAATGGAGAGGAGTTGATACATAACTAAAACTTTGGTCTGTTGCTTCTAATGGCGTTATGGACAGACATCCAAAAGATGACCCATGGCAGAAAACGCTGCCAGGTGTCATTGACGCGGTAGACAATGGCGAATCTGATGGAGTGATGCTTCTGCTATAGCCGTTCGTTTTCATAATTCCACGCTCCCCTACAAACCTTATACTGTGGTAGAGTGGCTTTACATTAGGCTATGATTCGGTCACTACAAAATCTATTCAGTTGATAAAATGATACGTCACATTCATTATGACATCATCAGTTCTTTTGCATTCGGCAATCCTCGGATGATTCCCTCATGAGGTACGGAGTCGACCGAGGTATATCGAGTGCCTTTAGCCCTGTCCATCGGATCCAAATCTTTTCAGACCGGGGGCTTCAGACCTACAGTTAATCTTTGTTAGAATTATTTTGCTAGGTGAGCAGTTCCtaagaaaatgaatttaactatttatttttttaaattgattaatacaCATTCATTAGTGGTAAATTAGATCAACTAAAGTTTATGAATCTTTGCAGCGTGTTTTCATAACAAACGAATGGGTAAGGAAgagaattctttttaaaaatgatttaaagaaTAATATTCATTGGCATATAAAATAATAACCTATAAAAAATTAGTTCATTGTTCTTCTTTACAATTAAACAACGACACACAAtcgattaaaataaaaacatttgctATAAATTTGCATGTTTATCAGTTCGGAACATATTGGGAATATCAATTTACATTTTGCtttctaatttgatttttcattaaaaaaattaatttttttaagtcaacCACTGACCCTTGAAAATTTCAAACGAAGGTAACATTTGATATGATGTTTTCTTATCTACTTTTATATTTCAAGCTGTCCTGTAATAATACTGGGCTAAGAAGTTATAAATTGCGAACTAGTATTCATTGTAGCCCACATCATTGCTTTCTGTCTATATTTAATTCCACAATAGACACATATACCATACCAATGATCCTTcaaaattttgcacttttattATATCACGTGATATTCATTCACAAAAGTTGGTCACTATATTTTCACACTTAAAATTGCAAAGAATAATTGTACTTTAACATACGTTTGTTCGAGTTCTTGAACTTTTTCTTTCGATAAGAGAAAAATATCTGCCTTTGTTCTTACGGCTATTGCGAAAGGATGACCCGACTTCATGTGCTTGGGGTCAGGGGGCGAGGCCTTTCTAAGATAAGACAGCGCTGGTACGTACTCAGTCGGTCTCATCGCTAGCAGTAAGTACACTTATATCTACATTAAAACCAAATTAACCACCCCAATAACTATCAAATCCCGTCCAGGTTTTACGGAACTTATTAGGCCTATTTACTCTTGTAGGGGATATCATCATGAACAAGTTTGTCGTTTTTGCCTTTTTGGTCGGAGGTGTGATGTGGTAAGGACTGTTTAAAAGAAATGCCTttctctttctttatttttaaaattaatttgatgctcaaatcgtgtccatgCTGTACTTGACCTGATGATAATTGTCTTCCATAGTCAGAATGACGGCTCCACTCTTCTACACAACTTGTTTAACCAAATGGACATTGATTTGAATGGATTTTTATCAATGACGGAGGCTGAGGCGGTTTTAAAAGCGATGGACGGCAACGGTAGGGATTCTCGTCTGACTTTTTTCTACGTTACATACTTCAGGAGTGTAAATATAGACAACGtgccaaaattttcatatatCAAATAGATTACAAACTTCGAGCGAATTGCCTATCGAATATATCATTGATTTCATTGCGTAGACTGCCAACGGATGTGCGTTTTCAGCTTTTAATGTAAATTGACCAGAGAagattatttcaatatatttgataataCATTTTACCAGCATAAACTCTTCTGTTTTGATCCAAAAAAAGAGTTTCAATTTACAGGAAATTTAAAGAATATGGATTATACAGACAGAAgaatatttaaatcattaatgatCTATCATGATAAAAATTGCTTCAATGAAAAGGACTTGTATACCGACTGTATTACACCCCGTGTATCGACCGTTTGATTCAGGAGATGGCTTGGTGACGGAGAAAGAGTTCTACTTTGGTCTGGTGGCCGCCGCCCCCACACTCTGGCAGTGTGGCAAGAATTTCTTTGACGCCCTCGATGTGGACCACGTGAACCTCATCAAAGAGAACCACATTAAAACTATCTATAGCGACATGGACAAAAACGGTCAGCTATATACAGCGTTAATTATAGAATCATATACACAGTATTCCAGTGGCGACGATTATATCATTAAAcgattgtatatataattacatgtacttctaaTATACTTAAGCTTGTATATGTTATAGAcacaaatacaaaatgttacgATCAGACTTATTAACTATGGTTTTGTAAATTCTTGCAGCCAATGGAATCGTGAGCGAGGATGAATTCACAAATTTTATTATTCAGGTGAGTGAACATTTTGTTCGAGTCTTTGGGTATCCTGTTGTACAAAATCTTTCTGAAACCCCTAATATGATCATTGGGATATTCCTAGTGTGACGTTTTAGATATCCCTAATGTGATCTTTTTGATATACCCAATTTGATATTCCTAGTGTATTAGTTCAGATAcatgatacaatgtatatgtagtATTTCAGATATTCCTTGTGTGATCTTTTAGATACCCCTGGTGTGGTCTTCTTGATATCCCTATTGTGATATTCCTACGTGTAATATTTCAGATATTCCTGTGTGATCTGTCAAATATCCCTATAGTTGGATAGTTCTGCTTTACCTAATGTATTCTCACAGATATCTGTAGTGGAATCTTTATGATGCCTCAAGTGTGATCATTAACTTATGCTATTCACAGTCGGATATTTTAAAATCCCAAGGGCATGCAGTCTTGTGATATCTCAAATGTAATCTTACTGATATTCCTATGGTCATCCCCATAATATCCTTAGCTAATAATTCTTATGTCCATATATTAGTAGTATGAGATATTAATTTGGTATCTGTAGTGTGATCATCCTGATACCCtagtgttatttttctgatatcCGTAGTGTGATGTTACTGATACAATATCtgttttgtttctctgtggCTTGTGTTGGCAGTAACTTATATCGTCAGCGTGTTGAAACGACCaatgattgaaattatttacacaaataaaagtttcttgcaggtacatgtataaaaaaatactttgaatgCGTATTAAGATCGTTCAAGGGATGTAAGAAGTGCAACTTATGAAATCAATGAAAGCgcaattaataaaattttaaattgatagaAACACAGCACAGAATGTCCCGCTTGAATTTCACTTCATAGAATGtcattaaaattatacatgtagttaattcTTCTTATAGATTTTGTCTTAAAATATTCACTAGCTATATTCTCTCAAGAATGTATTTTAAGCAAGAAACAGTGCATTTTGCCATGTGTACCACACTGTAAGCAAACATAGACGTTTAATTTCAAGTAAGCATTAGTTACatgctttttttgtttttgtttacagcTGGAAAACAACTGTCGTGTCAACGGAAAGATCAGTCAGTCCCAGAGAGCTGCCAGGAACCTCCGCCGATAGATCAGTCAGTCCCAGAGAGCTGTCAGGGACCTCCGCCGATAGATGGGACACGTCAAATAAACTCTAATAAACCCGCAc
The nucleotide sequence above comes from Magallana gigas chromosome 2, xbMagGiga1.1, whole genome shotgun sequence. Encoded proteins:
- the LOC105334936 gene encoding uncharacterized protein, whose amino-acid sequence is MKTNGYSRSITPSDSPLSTASMTPGSVFCHGSSFGCLSITPLEATDQSFSYVSTPLHSPRPETPRPQSNTARKLNYSPTSSIGTVPEDCIKTPSQGNSLVSNNKSSVTEGIEEPSSSQSLLIKNSTHIGPSGSTENDLEIIGYKIPVPSPADSNGSETWYPDLASSILNIEQGEGHHGCQSSDCGLQPIPVDHVTLRVDPMMCQNVVDVLKVKQQKSMQLLNKERRKILESGSEQFCEPIIKDKKTKRKYKADKRAKKDVVELPPVLHQRKKFFVLEGKKPHKLGTVPKISPKDEEFLSKMEFQLGMKSKLPSISPDI
- the LOC105334938 gene encoding Kv channel-interacting protein 4 codes for the protein MNKFVVFAFLVGGVMCQNDGSTLLHNLFNQMDIDLNGFLSMTEAEAVLKAMDGNGDGLVTEKEFYFGLVAAAPTLWQCGKNFFDALDVDHVNLIKENHIKTIYSDMDKNANGIVSEDEFTNFIIQLENNCRVNGKISQSQRAARNLRR